In Thunnus maccoyii chromosome 3, fThuMac1.1, whole genome shotgun sequence, the following proteins share a genomic window:
- the prr13 gene encoding proline rich 13 has product MWPNQGPPPPMGPPNPAYPPGYNPACPAVPPPGVFPNPPPPAFPPGQFPPGQFPPGQFPPAMNPAMPPHAPPGAMPYGAPGLHPYPMAPGGYPVVPPSGVHPGPYPHSPKGGHHKGHHKGHHHGGMNPMAAALGGGVAGMGMGLIGHKAHKKMKKKMKKTHKHHKHGHKSSSSSSSSSSSDSD; this is encoded by the exons ATGTGGCCAAATCAAG GTCCTCCCCCTCCAATGGGACCACCAAACCCAGCCTACCCTCCTGGATACAACCCCGCATGTCCTGCTGTCCCTCCACCAGGAGTCTTCCCCAATCCTCCACCTCCAGCGTTCCCACCTGGCCAATTCCCACCTGGCCAATTCCCACCTGGCCAATTCCCACCTGCTATGAATCCAGCCATGCCACCACATGCACCTCCAGGGGCGATGCCCTATGGAGCTCCAGGGCTTCATCCTTATCCTATGGCTCCTGGTGGATATCCAGTAGTCCCCCCTTCAGGTGTTCACCCAGGTCCATACCCACACTCCCCAAAAGGGGGTCACCATAAAGGCCACCACAAAGGTCATCATCATGGAGGGATGAATCCCATGGCTGCAGCGTTAGGCGGGGGAGTAGCAGGAATGGGAATGGGGCTGATCGGACATAAAGCCcacaaaaagatgaagaagaagatgaagaagacaCATAAGCACCACAAACACGGCCACAAG tcttccagcagcagcagcagcagcagcagcagtgacagtgaCTGA